The following are from one region of the Calditerrivibrio sp. genome:
- a CDS encoding Ppx/GppA family phosphatase → MNVDILNNNIAVIDLGSNSLRLQIATVFEKSYKIVCEYKELIRIGDDLFLNGKLTKSSIEKLHKSFKEIKSLLDSYNVVYHRAVATATLRSSPNGMEIVNNIKKRYNINLEIIDGETEAKLSFLGVRSCFNLKKYNSLITDIGGGSSEFIISEKEQIKYVATKKLGGARLKHTFLRSDPPSFEEIEALKQFLRKELADFNDFHIDTIICTGGTSNNIANVYYLKEKKDSSVQIKYVTREFLRSFIIDIKRKKTSSICKIKGVEEKRADILLPIAIQLDQILDITGRGGFYTFTGGLRTGLIINTLNLFGIHLPFQTLEIDVNHARLIEIGNKFHFNEIHALHVSKLSKIIFDKLYGILGLNQSDWELLNAAAVLHDIGNFIALSKHHLHTEYLILHTDLIGFNSYEKIMISQIARYHRKRFPKKSDNIYNLLSKQDIEKVLKLTSILRIADALDRTQKSKISDLTISINDNNIIITPHFTGDISMERENFEEKKDFFEKYTNYKVILT, encoded by the coding sequence ATGAACGTAGATATTTTAAACAACAATATTGCTGTAATAGATTTAGGCAGTAATAGCTTACGTCTTCAGATTGCCACTGTTTTTGAAAAAAGTTATAAAATAGTTTGTGAATATAAGGAGTTAATAAGAATAGGTGATGATCTTTTTCTAAATGGCAAACTCACTAAAAGCTCCATCGAAAAGCTCCATAAGTCTTTCAAAGAGATAAAGTCTCTGCTTGACTCCTACAATGTTGTTTATCATAGAGCAGTAGCAACTGCTACACTTAGATCCTCTCCAAACGGCATGGAGATAGTAAACAACATAAAAAAGAGATACAATATAAACCTTGAAATTATAGATGGTGAGACTGAGGCCAAATTATCTTTTTTAGGGGTAAGAAGCTGCTTCAATCTAAAAAAATACAATAGCCTTATAACCGACATAGGTGGAGGTAGCTCTGAATTTATAATATCAGAAAAAGAGCAAATTAAATATGTAGCTACTAAAAAATTAGGTGGTGCAAGACTCAAGCATACGTTTCTCAGATCAGACCCTCCTTCCTTTGAAGAGATTGAAGCTTTAAAGCAGTTTTTAAGAAAAGAACTTGCAGATTTCAACGATTTCCATATAGATACAATTATCTGTACAGGCGGCACATCAAACAATATAGCCAACGTTTACTACCTTAAAGAAAAGAAGGATAGCTCTGTCCAAATCAAATATGTCACAAGGGAGTTCCTGAGGAGCTTTATTATCGATATTAAAAGAAAAAAGACAAGCTCAATTTGTAAAATAAAAGGGGTTGAAGAGAAAAGGGCTGATATTCTCCTACCCATTGCTATCCAGCTTGATCAGATACTTGATATAACAGGAAGAGGGGGGTTTTATACTTTTACAGGTGGTCTCAGAACAGGTCTAATTATCAACACCTTAAATCTGTTTGGCATCCACCTACCTTTCCAAACATTAGAAATCGATGTCAACCATGCCCGTCTGATAGAGATAGGGAACAAATTCCATTTCAATGAGATCCATGCACTGCATGTCTCCAAACTATCTAAGATCATTTTTGACAAGCTCTATGGAATACTGGGGCTAAACCAAAGCGACTGGGAGCTTTTAAATGCAGCTGCTGTTCTGCACGACATAGGGAACTTTATCGCCCTTTCTAAACACCATCTCCACACAGAGTACCTAATTTTACACACAGATCTCATAGGATTTAATAGTTACGAAAAAATAATGATAAGTCAGATTGCCAGATACCACCGTAAACGTTTCCCAAAAAAATCTGATAATATATACAATCTACTATCAAAACAGGACATAGAAAAAGTTTTAAAATTAACCTCTATATTGAGAATAGCTGATGCATTAGACCGAACCCAAAAATCTAAGATTTCCGATTTGACTATATCCATAAACGATAATAATATTATAATCACTCCACATTTCACTGGTGATATCTCCATGGAAAGGGAAAATTTTGAAGAGAAAAAAGATTTCTTCGAAAAATATACTAATTATAAGGTGATACTTACATGA